In the Andrena cerasifolii isolate SP2316 chromosome 3, iyAndCera1_principal, whole genome shotgun sequence genome, CATTCGACGGCAatgcatgatttttttattcgacgggaattcatttaAAAGTTTCGAATGATTTTCTCGGTTTCAGTCGTATTTTGTTTCGTAAGTTACTCGAAGTTCGAATAACTTTGGGCGAGCCTCGAGAGCCTTTGTTCGAAGCCGCCGGCTtcccgagccgagcgacatttTATCGTTCACCCTTATAAACTACAGCgcggagttgctcggcgatatgtcatcgattatacagaaacggaatttctttatttttcgtcgcatcaatatgaaagtgacactttTACGTATACTTTTAAccaaacgggctttcaatcctgtaaattaattttatggctaatatcgttaattatagttCAAATTATGTCAGGTATGGTATCATTTTCGTCGGGAAAACACAAGGAGACGATTGATGTCACTTTCGTGCAGATTCGATGTAGAatctgatttcacatttttccgTTCTTAATGGCTAGTGCTCTCCATGCTTTTAAGGCCCCGTGGTTCTCGGCTGTCGAGCGCGGTATCTTATCTCgcagcgagaaagcaaaacagtggggtgaGTAGGTCCTTCCCGGTAATCCGAACCCAACGGTTTTTCGACAATCGGAAGACTGTATTTATTCTGATGCTTTCGACGAGGTCCCTTGTTGCGCGTCGACCCATTAAAATCGACCCTTTCAAGTGTGTTTCCAATGTGCATTGCACATGTTTAATCGTGCCATAACAGCGGAGGGCGCGTCTCGCTTACCTGCAACGGGGCGCACCGCTCTCTTTAATAGCTTACTGCGACGTTGAATATGCAAATTTCCAACAAGAGATAGGCTAATTTTATCGAACTCACTTCAGCAAATATGGTGGTATTTTatcggatttttaaaataggGACTTTGAGCCGAgccaattaaaagaatacttttgGACTTGCAACATGAAGCCGCGCACGCACATGGTTGCGCGCATCGTGGAAAGCATCAGAAagaatatgtatatatgtacatacagtcTTCCGATTGTTGATGTGCCTTGCTCAACATTGCAACCAATcgactataattttcttaattttcaatgcTGTGTCTTTTgataaattttgtcgattttccttatttgacaaatttccagaaacttgtgcgaaagaagatgctcctctgtctatctaaccttcctcggacaacctccaagcctgcgcatccccttcatttctatccaagcctgtgcgtccacttcatttttatccaattCATTTCTATAAACTTTATATAGAAacactaaattaaaaataatttactggTGTAAAAATCTCCgtcaatttaaatgcaatttgttacaatatattattttgtacatgcgtgGTACAAATTTcgagaaacttgtgcgaaagaagaacttccaagtctgtgactctacataaaaagtccattaaaaaattttcgcgacttaccttgttaattgagacaataattcagtgtccaatatggtgtaaaaactcgtgacatttcaaaacttttgacaacttaccttattcgacacttggcaggttatgattgattgacactagctaggttacgtttACCTTGACAGATGTGCTTTCTGTCTGGCTGTCATgtgacaacaatttgttacCCTCAACCTTTCATGCtcccctcttgcccacacttgacgatggagaaaatATCTTAACATaatattcgccaaattggaATTTTACaccgaaatatctcagctcatagggcacgtaggaacaaaacgaagacacttttccggtgtaaatcaaacccaagctatccattaagagcATTCAAAACTTAATCGGATCAATCATTATTgaaattcgataatcgaagggttcttccaaAAAGTGCTCGGCGTAATATAGGCACGGTCATCTTGCGCTGCGcatgtacttggcgcgagacactatcGTGTCTCTTGATACCTAGATATACCAAGACCCGTCATTCTGAcgggtcattaaaattagttatGAAATGAGTTTTAGACTAAAAAATATAGATCACTATGTTTGTACTAATTTATAGAaagactaggtataaccccttaagtcaaTGTTACATCGataagaaaatcaaatattATTCGTATAAAGCGGGCCTTCCCAAGTAAGGGAAATgcattccttcttaaatgacttctgGTATGGAATAATTTAAGGgctcgtgctcagtcaggaggccgaaaaaagggtggtctttggaaattttttactcaaaagctataacacattcctcaaaaaatcttttttgcttttaaggattgcatctagtaccgtgcatcgtaatttttttatttaaacatatttatcaataactgagttattgtctatcactcgaaggttctctaaaaaaaaaggcttctgtggtgaccactgctgctcgaaagtcgatcatctaaaataaaaaactcaaaagaatttacctattatattgtattgtctagtatttgaacgaaggtttttttgaaatattgatttgggaaaaaatggctgatgtttaaagtaaaagtttcaatttttatcataaatcttgcctgattttcgtaaattaaaagaaaactaagcatcggataaaaaaatccttcgttcaaatactaaataatataatataataagtaaattcttttgaattttttattttagatgatcgactttcgagcagcagtggtcaccgcaggagcctttttttagagaaccttcgagtgatagacaataacttagttattggtaaatatttttaaataaaaaaattacgacgcacagtactagatgcaatccttaaaaggaaaacagattttttgtaaaatgtgttatagcttttgagtaaaaaaattccaaagaccaccctctttgcggcctcctgactgagcatgaccccttaaaataatataaaataatataaacaagtagTTGGTGAACATATATCGGGCCAGCGAGGACTATGACGGAGTTaccagagctatcacggagtaaccagagtatgtcgtgaaaatttaattttttatattttccattaaatatacttaataaaTTTCTGCTGACCTGTTATATGTTTGTATGATGTCTGACGTATCATTATAtcgtagactcactttcagaacacgcgcatattagcagttaatagacagattttaaaaatatcacgGACTttcccgagtttaccctatctATTATATTACAGTCCCAATCGTTTAATCGTTAACGTCACGATTAAACCATCTCTAGGAGGCATTCAACAAGAGCTTATAATTAAAAGATTGCGCTGTCGATTACAATTTGATCAATTGACGTCTATCATCAATTGAAATTCTCACAGATAGTGGCCAATAGAGCGCCACGGCGCACGTGTTTAATTTCGTTATCAGATTAATTACCTCCGTTTTCTTCAAAAAAAGAATCCGATAGTCGATATTATCAATTCCGCCTTTTCCTCGCAATCAAAGCTGCTTTCAAATATCAAGAGAGTCATTCTTATTAGTGTGATTCTTCACGTCGCAgataaaaatctaatatttttgtttatcctTATCAAGGCGATGTACGCTCTCGGAGTGCGTATAAATTGGTCAGTAGAGCTTCTGTCAGGTACAGGATTGCACTTTCTGCCACCATGTACAGTCTGAGTATCGCCCTCGTTGTCTGCCTGGCAGCCGTCGCGCACGGTAAGTAAAAGCAATTACAggcgaaacgtgtaaaacgtttCAATTTCACGAAAGCACAATTTGTTCAAATACCATGCAAATATACCATGAAGATAATTCAAGTGACAAGAATCAGACGGAAAGGAAATAAAACTTTCAGTAGTCAGTATTCATTGTGTCTACCAGATGCAGTCATCTATTTTAAAAACATCTCGTACTTTCCTATCACATTTGTACTCTCTGCTTTCTCTGAATACGTAGTGTTGAAGTGAGAATAGGTCGACAGTATTTGCATGCTCCTAGTGACTAAGTAGACCCAGAATTGAATACCGAGTGCAAAAGTAGTAACGTCGATGTGATTTCCAGGCCTGCCTGGACCTCAGATTGTTGGTGGCAAAGATGCACCCATAGGAAAATTCCCGTACCAAATATCCATGAGGAAAGGTGGAAGACACTTCTGCGGTGGATCTATCATCAGTCCACGTTACATCCTCACTGCAGCTCATTGCGTCGCAGGGTATGTTTCACCGACATTGCTGTTCAGAGTTGTCGATTTCTAAACGTAATACGTGTTCAAAGATTCAAGCTGGTTATTCGTggccacttaagggggtatacccgtttgaaccctcggaaaatgtatacattttgtggatttttttacaagtcaacggtttgatgcagatttcccgtttttttaactatgtttacatagtattatgaactacttataaaaaaagtttcagttaaaaaactattgtttttcggaagttacggatacatgtccgaaagtctctcgattttagacggctaaacggtggccctaaaaactcgcgctacgttcaaccaatttacttcaaattttgcatgcagaatcataataagattccacatcgtccaacgaaggctttttttatttcgattccccgtttattatttataaaggaaaaaggtggatttttctcttagaaaaatttaactttacctttgatctctcaccatttctttatttttcaaaattttcaaaatcgccttcgttggacgatgtggaatcttattatgattctgcatgcaaaatttgaagtaaattggttgaacgtagcgcgagtttttagggccaccgtttagccgtctaaaatcgagagactttcggacatgtatccgtaacttccgaaaaacaatagttttttaactgaaactttttttataagtagttcataatactatgtaaacatagttaaaaaacgggaaatctgcatcaaaccgttgacttgtagaaaaatccacaaaatgtatacattttccgagggttcaaacgggtatacccccttaaagagtTTTCATTAGAACCGGAGACTCTTTAACAATTTTGAAACCTTTAAGGTTGTATTGCTGCTTCCTCATTAGAGCATTATGTCTGCCGACAGTGTGTCCAACCCAGCAACCGTGACTATCCATGCCGGAACGAACCAGTTGAACAGCAACGGAGACGCTTACCAAGGGGAAAAGATCGTTTCCCACCCCGGGTACGACTCTCGCCTGCTCGTCAACGATGTGGCATTGATTCGCGTCAATAGAAACATTGCCATGTCAGCCAATGTAAAGCCGATCACGCTGGCAACGGGTACTAAAACCTACGAAGGATCATCCTGCATTCTGTCTGGATGGGGAACGACTAAGGTCAGTAACAGAGGCTGTTTTAAAAGTGATAATAATACTGGAAGACCTGTGCACTGTGACTGAAACTTTCTGATTGCAACTTGGGAATACTACTTGGGGTAGTGAGTGACACACGACGAGAAGAATATAAGGAAGACGGAATTATTCTATTTCGGTGTGAAGCTCGAGCGCGCGGAAACTCATTAGAATATTAATTCTGCTTGTAGGCTGGCGGATCTGTTCCCAACAATCTGCAATACATAAACTTGATGATCGAGTCTAAGGCGAAGTGCAGACAGGTCCACTCGAACGTGCAAGACTCTCACATCTGCACATTCACCAAGTACGGCGAGGGTGCATGCAACGTAAGTTGAATTAATGGTTCTTACTGATATCAGACACTTTGTTATGAGAATAACAACGTATCAAATTTTTGAAACGTCTCTTCTGTAATTTATGATCGCTTTTCTCTTGTATCTTTAGGGTGACTCTGGTGGCCCTCTCGTTGTCAATGGTGTACAGGTCGGTGTCGTTTCCTTTGGAATACCGTGCGGCGTTGGAAAGCCCGACGTATACACCAGAGTATCCTCCTTCGCATCCTGGATCAAGCAACAGCAAACTTTCCTCATGAGTGAAGACGAGGCACAGGCTGATTTCGATATGGCTTAAATTGTGTTACGTTTAACGCTCCTCCAGTAAATTCGGAATTACGTATGAATATTGTGGGAGAtaaattgaggcagtgagagtaACAATGGACTAGCCCCCATTTCTTCGAAAAACGTATTCCAACAGACTCTACTAAgcgtataaaataggaaaattttttttaacgtggatgggtccgttgtcgctctcactgcctcaattatgaTCTCTTGCTGTATTTTCTTAATTGTATAATCAAGAGAATATTATCGAGACAACTATCCAGACTTCTGCTTACAAAATcacttatctgaaataaaagataTATTCCTCTACAGTAACTTGTGTATCAGTTCCTACCCTCATCAATTTACCAGGCGTGGTATAgttatatctagagacgcggtagcgtctcgacgccaagtataggaaagacaccctgtatatgtcgactgtcgctaccgtgtacctttaggtagagctgatcaagtaccctgAAAAAGCAAgtcgagcctggctcggcttgaaaaaccgagccgagccgggtacccgaaagaaccgagcggctcggacagaaccaagtacttgaatttttttcaagcggcccgaaagaaaccgggcggattggatggaaccgagcggattgaatttttccaagcggcccgaaagaaaccgggcggcttggaaagtaagcgggcgggccctaagaaaccgggtggcttggaaggaaacgaacggtccgaatgaaggtcgagcggaccgctcgtttctttccaagccacccggtttcttttgtgccgcttggaaaaattcaatcctcttcgttctatccaatccgcccggtttctttcgggccgcttggaaaacatcaagtacttggttctatccgagccgctcggtttcatccaatccgcccggttctttcggaccgcttgaaaaacattcaagtacttggttctatccgagccgctcggttctttcgggtacctggctcggcttggaaaccgagtcccggattggttcggatttcaagctacccgaatattcaagtactcgtacacctctacttttattttaatacatTGTAGAATATTAGAGTCCGCACACTTGCAACGGACGTTACTTTCAACGGACGGTGCAACGCGCGTTGATTTTTCATCGACGTATTTATGCTAGAACGGACGTTACAAAACGTCCACGCACGTTCTGAATTATATACTCGGGAGTATAGCACGGCACACGAACGTACCGTAGGACGTCCGTTGCGTGAGAGCGTGTAATTGTCGAaatggatattaatattaatatacttttcaGGGTGTTTACGTAGTTGTTTGTACAACGTAAAACAATGCCCATATCTATATCGTTCCCCATTTATGGGATGTACCCAAAATTTTCGCCGTCGCCTATCTTTCAAATATAAATACGTCATGTATGAGAATGTTACAATGTCACACGCGTCCATATCGGTTGTACTTCCTTTGCGAACTCACGCAAAAGAAGCAACGCTCGTGTGTGGTGTACACGCACGTCCGTCACAATtgacgtccgtcgcgacggacgtaaaaaaaacgctcgtgtgcccccagccttactcgtcgcggagccattccaactagagaccacggtatggtacgtgtagtaaaaagacacgtgtacacgggtacacgtgtattacatatatccgtacctcgatccgtgtagcttttagtacacgggtacccgtgcactatttcacgtgtatttaaatacacgtgtatcaaagtatttgtgtatt is a window encoding:
- the LOC143367042 gene encoding chymotrypsin-1-like; translation: MYSLSIALVVCLAAVAHGLPGPQIVGGKDAPIGKFPYQISMRKGGRHFCGGSIISPRYILTAAHCVAGVSNPATVTIHAGTNQLNSNGDAYQGEKIVSHPGYDSRLLVNDVALIRVNRNIAMSANVKPITLATGTKTYEGSSCILSGWGTTKAGGSVPNNLQYINLMIESKAKCRQVHSNVQDSHICTFTKYGEGACNGDSGGPLVVNGVQVGVVSFGIPCGVGKPDVYTRVSSFASWIKQQQTFLMSEDEAQADFDMA